The Bacillota bacterium sequence AGATGGCAGCAGGCCCGGCCAGAGGGCGGAGAAAGCCGGTGCGCAGCGCAGCGCGCCGGGAGACGAGGCGGCTCAGGCGGTGACGGGCCGTCCGGGAAGGCGCTCGGCCACGGCTTTTTCGGCCAGCACGTCGCAGATGGCCTGCACGAACGCCTCGTCCTGGGACCCAAACGCCGCCAGGGTGTCGCTGTCGATGTCGATCTCGCCGAAGACGGTGCCGTTTCGGCGGATGGGCACGACCAGCTCGGAGCGTGTCTGCAGGAAGCACTGCAGGTAGCGGGGGTCGCGACTGACGTCGGGCACGTTGACGGTCTCGCCGGTCGAGGCCGCCAGGCCGCAGATCCCGGAGTGAAGCAGGATCTCGACGTGCTGGGTGGCGGCAGGGCCGTCCCACGCCCACAGGCGCAGTACCGACCCTTCGATCATGTAGACGCCGACCCAGTTGT is a genomic window containing:
- a CDS encoding GAF domain-containing protein, encoding MSLTHRQQNSVDWVRSLVASARSFREICQEVVAHLRATYPHYNWVGVYMIEGSVLRLWAWDGPAATQHVEILLHSGICGLAASTGETVNVPDVSRDPRYLQCFLQTRSELVVPIRRNGTVFGEIDIDSDTLAAFGSQDEAFVQAICDVLAEKAVAERLPGRPVTA